Part of the Dehalococcoidia bacterium genome, GGCCTCCTGATTCAGGTAAGCCGCATTCTCCGCCGGCCCGTCGCAAGTGTCCACCACGCCCCGCCGCGCCTGACGACGCTCGCGGCTACCGGGCGGGAGCCGGGCACGCCCTGCCATCCCTCTGGCCGGCAAGCCGGCCAGCCCCAACCGAAAGCCGTCCTCAGTGCGTGTGACCGCCCGGGCCGTGCGTGTGGCCGTGTCCGTGACCGTGGCTATGGCCGCCGTCACCAGAGGACGGCGACGAATCCGAGGGCGGCGAACTCTCGCTCCCCTTCACGAACGTCATCGGCATGCTGAACACGCGCTCCGCTTGCGTGCCGTCGTTGGGGCAGTTGGCCGGGTCCGTAGCCTGGCTGAACGGACGCGAAACCTCGAACTCGAGACCACAGCGGGGGCAACGAAAGTCGTATCTTGGCATCTCTGCGCCGATGGTAACAGCGCCCGCCGCCAGCGGCCAGCGCACCGGGACGCCAGGCCCAGCCGCCTCGCGTAGAATGGGCGCATGGCAATGGCCTCCGACACGCGTCCCCTCCTCGAAGACCTCCGCGGCCAGGGCTTCAAGATCACGGCGCCGCGTCATCGAGTCATCGAGTGGCTGGTCGCGCGCGACGGAAACTTCACGGCTGAAGAGCTGGCCGCGGACCTCGCCGCCGTAGGGCGCGCCACGGTCTATCGCACGCTGAAGCTGCTGCTCGACCAGGGCCTGGTGTGCAAGGTCGTCCTCGGCGATGGCTCCGTTGCCTACCGCATGAGCCACAAAGTGCACCACCACCACCTGGTGTGCCTCGGTTGCGGCGCGACCGAAGACATCGGCCGCTGTGGCGTGGACGACGTCATCAGCAGCGTCCGCGACGCTACCGACTACGACGTCGTCGGTCACCGGATCGAGATATACGGCATCTGCCCTACCTGTAAGTCCTCTCCTATCGGCGGCTAGGACGGCCGCGGAGGCCGCGCGCCGCGCCCGGCCCCTTGACGCTCGCCCCCGGGGTCGCCTACAGTCGGCCTAATTGATATGAAGTCTCATTTAGCCCTGGTCCTCCTCGCTCTCCTCCTGTCCGCCTGCACTGCTGACCGCGACGACGAAGCGAATGGCCGGCTGCGCGTCATCGCCACCACTACCCAGATCGGCGACTTCGCCCGCGCTGTCGGGGGAGACCTCATCGACCTCACCGTGCTCCTCAAGCCGAACCAGGACGCCCACGACTTCTCCCTCTCGCCCAGCCAGACGCGCGACATCGACCGCGCCGACCTCATCCTGCGAAACGGCCTCGGTCTGGACCTCTTCGTCCTCAAGGCGGCCGAACGCGACCCATCCCGCCTGGTCGTCGTCACCAGGGGCATCCCCCTGCGCGACGGCCCCGATGCCCTGACGAGCGACCTCGAGGCCGGAGGCCACGACCCGCACGTCTGGTTCTCGGTCAGCAACGCCAGGCTCATGGTCGAGAACATCCGCGACGCCTTCGTCCGCGCCGACCCGGCGAACGAGGCCGCATACCGCGAGAATGCCGCCCGCTACCTCCAGGAGCTGGACGCGCTCGACGCGCGCATCCGCGCGGCGGTCGCGCAGGTGCCGGAGCGCTGCCGCAAGCTGGTCACGAACCACGACACGCTGGGCTACTTCGCCCTCCTGTATGGCTTCGAGGTCATCGGCAGCGTCATCCCCAGCCTCTCGTCCGAGGCGCGGCCTTCCGCCGCCGAC contains:
- a CDS encoding Fur family transcriptional regulator codes for the protein MAMASDTRPLLEDLRGQGFKITAPRHRVIEWLVARDGNFTAEELAADLAAVGRATVYRTLKLLLDQGLVCKVVLGDGSVAYRMSHKVHHHHLVCLGCGATEDIGRCGVDDVISSVRDATDYDVVGHRIEIYGICPTCKSSPIGG
- a CDS encoding metal ABC transporter substrate-binding protein produces the protein MKSHLALVLLALLLSACTADRDDEANGRLRVIATTTQIGDFARAVGGDLIDLTVLLKPNQDAHDFSLSPSQTRDIDRADLILRNGLGLDLFVLKAAERDPSRLVVVTRGIPLRDGPDALTSDLEAGGHDPHVWFSVSNARLMVENIRDAFVRADPANEAAYRENAARYLQELDALDARIRAAVAQVPERCRKLVTNHDTLGYFALLYGFEVIGSVIPSLSSEARPSAADVADIVRKIRDARVPAIFAETSINPSLIRQVGREAGVRVVDDLYGDSLGPRGSDGATYISMMEANTKKIVEALKDC
- a CDS encoding zinc ribbon domain-containing protein, encoding MPRYDFRCPRCGLEFEVSRPFSQATDPANCPNDGTQAERVFSMPMTFVKGSESSPPSDSSPSSGDGGHSHGHGHGHTHGPGGHTH